A window of Verrucomicrobiia bacterium contains these coding sequences:
- a CDS encoding metallophosphoesterase: MRILFVADLHYSLKQFDWLMSQADTHDIVVIGGDLLDVASVLEPQVQSIVVEKYLAKIASRRPLIVSSGNHDGDRRSVADESVAGWLQEIRRDQLHVDGDSVVLGDTLFTVCAWWDGPVSRAEVEAQLERDAARRLRRWVWVHHSPPDQSPVSWAGRRFGGDEFLGPWIEKFRPDFVLSGHIHNAPFLDRGSWLDRVGTAWVFNPGRQIGAVPTFISLDLDAMSAEWTSFQGPETRNLATPVPDAAADVTVAPIAGGGA; the protein is encoded by the coding sequence ATGCGCATCCTGTTTGTCGCCGATCTGCACTATTCGTTGAAGCAGTTCGACTGGCTCATGTCGCAGGCGGACACCCACGACATCGTGGTGATCGGCGGCGACCTGTTGGACGTCGCCTCCGTGCTCGAGCCGCAGGTCCAAAGCATCGTGGTCGAGAAGTATCTGGCGAAGATTGCCAGCCGGAGGCCCCTGATCGTCAGCTCGGGCAATCATGATGGCGACCGGCGGTCCGTGGCGGATGAATCGGTTGCCGGCTGGCTGCAGGAGATCCGACGAGACCAACTCCATGTGGATGGCGACAGCGTGGTGCTCGGGGACACCCTGTTCACCGTGTGCGCGTGGTGGGATGGGCCAGTCTCGCGGGCTGAAGTAGAAGCCCAACTGGAGCGCGACGCCGCGCGGCGTCTGCGCCGATGGGTCTGGGTCCACCATTCCCCTCCGGACCAAAGTCCGGTGAGCTGGGCCGGACGCCGGTTCGGGGGTGACGAATTCCTGGGACCCTGGATCGAGAAGTTCCGACCGGATTTTGTGCTCTCGGGGCACATTCACAATGCCCCGTTTCTGGACCGGGGTTCCTGGCTCGACCGCGTGGGCACCGCCTGGGTGTTCAACCCGGGGCGCCAGATCGGCGCCGTTCCCACTTTCATCTCGCTGGACCTCGATGCGATGTCCGCGGAATGGACCAGTTTCCAGGGGCCGGAGACCCGGAACCTTGCGACGCCGGTTCCGGACGCCGCTGCCGACGTTACCGTGGCCCCGATCGCGGGTGGCGGTGCATGA
- a CDS encoding 23S rRNA (adenine(2503)-C(2))-methyltransferase RlmN — protein MISDPSVLRESLLDLEFDQLQERLVAAGLRKAHALPVWRRLHRDLPAGASGPTPLHGPVQRWLESCLGAPGTLPVPSVRQRITSTDGRTRKLLVRLSDGQEVETVLMGYPGRTTACISTQAGCAMGCVFCATGQMGFVRNLRAGELVAQVHEARRLLQGEGTPGLRNLVLMGMGEPLQNYEAVIQALRIACDRRGLNLGPSRISISTVGVVPGIRRLAEEPQPYRLAVSLHGASDEERAALVPANRRWPLAELLEACRHYGARTGRRILFSWTLIAGRNDTPEHARRICELLRGLNAHLNLIPLNPTDGFAGRTAAASAAEAFHSVIRHAGIPCTLRQFRGIDVDAGCGQLRGTRSRTGHLEPATQPDRSVAGQPAAINPD, from the coding sequence ATGATTTCCGACCCCTCAGTGCTCCGTGAATCCCTGCTGGATCTGGAATTTGACCAGCTGCAGGAACGCCTCGTTGCCGCCGGCCTCCGCAAGGCCCATGCGCTGCCGGTTTGGCGGAGACTTCACAGGGACCTCCCCGCCGGGGCCTCCGGGCCGACACCCCTGCACGGCCCTGTGCAGCGCTGGCTCGAATCCTGTCTGGGCGCGCCGGGGACCCTTCCCGTCCCGTCGGTGCGCCAACGCATCACCAGCACCGACGGGCGCACGCGCAAATTGCTGGTCCGCCTTTCAGACGGACAGGAAGTCGAGACGGTCCTGATGGGCTATCCAGGCCGGACCACGGCCTGTATCAGCACGCAGGCGGGCTGTGCCATGGGGTGCGTTTTCTGCGCCACCGGCCAGATGGGGTTCGTCCGCAACCTGCGCGCCGGAGAACTCGTCGCCCAGGTGCACGAGGCCCGGCGGCTGTTGCAGGGAGAGGGCACACCCGGCCTGCGAAACCTGGTGCTGATGGGCATGGGCGAACCGCTCCAGAACTACGAGGCCGTGATCCAGGCCCTGCGCATCGCATGCGACCGGCGCGGGCTCAACCTCGGACCGTCCCGGATTTCGATCAGCACCGTCGGCGTCGTCCCGGGCATCCGAAGGCTGGCGGAGGAACCCCAACCCTATCGTCTTGCCGTGAGCCTGCACGGCGCCTCGGATGAAGAACGCGCTGCGTTGGTCCCGGCCAACCGCCGCTGGCCGCTGGCCGAACTGCTGGAGGCCTGCCGCCACTACGGCGCACGGACCGGGCGCCGCATTCTCTTCTCCTGGACCCTGATCGCCGGCCGCAATGACACCCCCGAACACGCCCGGCGGATCTGCGAACTGCTCCGGGGGCTGAACGCGCACCTGAACCTCATCCCGCTGAATCCGACCGACGGTTTCGCAGGCCGGACGGCTGCAGCATCGGCGGCCGAAGCCTTTCACAGCGTCATTCGCCATGCCGGCATTCCCTGCACGCTTCGCCAGTTTCGCGGCATTGACGTCGATGCCGGCTGCGGCCAGTTGAGGGGTACTCGAAGCCGGACCGGCCACCTGGAACCGGCGACGCAGCCGGACAGATCGGTCGCTGGACAGCCCGCCGCCATCAATCCGGACTGA